A genome region from endosymbiont of Acanthamoeba sp. UWC8 includes the following:
- a CDS encoding sodium-dependent bicarbonate transport family permease produces MIFIETISSNLLSIPLMFFILGILAGVVKSDLSIPESIGNYLTIYLMLAIGFKGGVTIAEANSVDNNMWILISLSLILGFIQPYIGHILLQITTKIDIPTSAAIAAHYGSISVVTFITASAFLKSNQIEYAGYIVAIMALMEAPAILSGLHIAHRYAPSSFTNTNSASSHPMHKIFTNGAIVLLLGSFVIGWQGGAGGMEKMEGFIVTPFQGMLSLFLLDMGLTVAKELGYLRKFTLPLFLFGIYMPLIGAAIGLSVSMLLNLDLGTGMLFMTLCASASYIAVPAVMRHALPQAKAALYIPISLAITFPFNIIIGIPLYYAVASRFLG; encoded by the coding sequence ATGATTTTCATTGAAACCATATCTTCTAACCTTTTATCAATACCATTAATGTTTTTTATTTTAGGGATTCTAGCCGGAGTAGTAAAATCCGACCTCTCAATACCTGAAAGCATCGGTAATTATTTAACTATATACCTTATGCTCGCAATAGGCTTTAAAGGCGGGGTAACTATTGCCGAAGCGAATTCAGTGGATAATAATATGTGGATTTTGATATCTTTGAGCTTAATACTAGGCTTTATCCAACCTTATATCGGCCACATATTATTGCAGATTACCACAAAAATAGATATTCCTACCTCTGCTGCGATTGCTGCACACTATGGCTCGATTAGCGTGGTTACCTTTATCACTGCTTCTGCATTTCTAAAATCGAATCAAATTGAATATGCCGGCTATATTGTAGCTATCATGGCGTTAATGGAAGCACCCGCAATATTATCCGGGCTACATATTGCTCACAGATATGCCCCTTCTAGTTTTACGAACACCAATTCAGCTTCCTCTCATCCGATGCACAAAATTTTTACTAATGGCGCTATCGTGCTTCTTTTGGGCTCTTTTGTTATAGGTTGGCAAGGAGGGGCAGGCGGAATGGAAAAAATGGAAGGTTTTATAGTCACTCCTTTTCAAGGTATGCTATCTTTATTTCTTCTGGATATGGGTTTAACGGTGGCAAAAGAATTAGGGTACTTGCGTAAATTTACCCTTCCCTTATTTTTATTCGGTATTTATATGCCGCTCATTGGAGCAGCAATCGGGCTAAGTGTTAGTATGCTGCTAAACCTTGATTTAGGTACCGGTATGCTGTTCATGACGCTTTGTGCCAGTGCTTCATATATTGCCGTTCCCGCCGTAATGCGCCATGCACTCCCACAAGCTAAAGCTGCGCTTTACATACCGATCTCACTTGCCATCACCTTCCCTTTTAATATCATTATCGGGATACCGCTCTATTATGCGGTTGCGAGTAGGTTTTTGGGCTAG